A window from Rhodocyclaceae bacterium encodes these proteins:
- a CDS encoding BrnA antitoxin family protein, with protein sequence MTKPAKPLPRFRTEAQERAFWETEGRDSTQHLDWAKAQRVVLSNLKPSTKTISLRLPQHLLDAIKAAANARDVPYQSLIKVWLQEKVEG encoded by the coding sequence ATGACCAAGCCCGCCAAGCCGCTGCCCAGGTTCAGGACCGAGGCGCAGGAGCGCGCGTTCTGGGAGACCGAAGGTCGCGACTCCACCCAGCATCTCGACTGGGCGAAGGCGCAGCGTGTAGTGCTGTCCAACCTGAAGCCGTCGACGAAAACCATCTCGCTGCGCCTGCCGCAGCACCTGCTCGATGCCATCAAGGCGGCGGCCAACGCGCGCGATGTGCCCTACCAGTCGCTGATCAAGGTGTGGCTGCAGGAGAAGGTCGAGGGTTGA